Proteins encoded within one genomic window of Haematobia irritans isolate KBUSLIRL chromosome 5, ASM5000362v1, whole genome shotgun sequence:
- the LOC142238018 gene encoding cytochrome P450 6a9-like, protein MSLTILLISIACGLLGYLTLYLKKKHSYWQSLGIACEEPHFIFGNLWGIQTKRGFWEVWEQYYNRFKGTGPFAGFYWFFKPAVFVLDIELIKQILIKNFSNFTDRGFYHNEKDDPLTGQLFLLDGIKWKNMRNKLSPTFTSGKMKFMFPTVTQVGNEFMEVLGKLVETEGSVIEFKDLLARFTTDVIGTCAFGIDCSSLKDPNAEFRVVGGQSLVKQRHGQLGLAFTASFPELARKLHIKQNLDYIEEFFMRIVRETVEYRENNNIRRNDFMDMLIDLKNKKLMKSEHGEELTNLTLEEIAAQAFVFFNAGFETSSTTLGFALYELAQNPEIQERGRQEVLETLKKHNDEFTYDCMKEMSYLEQIISETLRMYTVLPILNRLALNDYVVPGNPSYVIKKGMPIIIPAGAIHRDETFYPNPDVFNPDNFSPEKVAERDSILYLPFGEGPRNCIGLRFGKMQTMVGFALLLKNFRFSTCEQTQIPLTYSKQSFLISTEKGIYLKVTKI, encoded by the exons ATGTCGTTGACTATTCTCCTAATATCTATAGCGTGTGGCCTACTGGGTTATTTGACGTtgtatttgaagaaaaaacattcGTATTGGCAATCGTTGGGTATAGCCTGTGAAGAACCCCATTTCATATTTGGCAATCTATGGGGCATACAAACTAAACGAGGATTTTGGGAAGTATGGGAACAATATTATAATCGGTTTAAGGGCACGGGCCCATTTGCCGGATTCTATTGGTTTTTCAAGCCAGCCGTCTTTGTATTGGATATCGAGTTgatcaaacaaattttgattaaaaatttctcaaatttcacCGATCGTGGTTTCTATCACAATGAAAAAGACGATCCCTTGACGGGTCAGTTGTTTCTACTGGATGGTATCAAATGGAAAAATATGCGCAATAAACTTTCACCTACCTTTACTTCGGGCAAAATGAAATTCATGTTTCCCACAGTAACCCAAGTGGGCAACGAATTCATGGAGGTCTTGGGCAAATTGGTAGAGACGGAAGGTAGTGTgattgaattcaaagatttatTGGCCCGTTTTACCACCGATGTCATAGGAACCTGTGCCTTCGGTATTGATTGCAGCAGCCTCAAGGATCCCAATGCCGAATTCCGTGTTGTGGGTGGCCAAAGTCTAGTGAAACAGAGACATGGCCAATTGGGTTTAGCTTTTACGGCCAGTTTTCCCGAATTGGCCCGAAAGcttcatataaaacaaaatcttgatTATATCGAGGAGTTTTTTATGCGTATTGTCCGCGAAACAGTGGAGTACCGTGAGAACAACAATATACGCCGTAATGATTTCATGGATATGTTAAtcgatttgaaaaataaaaaactcatGAAATCAGAACATGGTGAAGAATTAACCAatttgacattggaggaaattgCAGCTCAGGCATTTGTTTTCTTCAATGCTGGCTTTGAGACATCGTCAACAACATTGGGTTTTGCTCTATATGAATTGGCTCAAAATCCCGAGATACAGGAGCGTGGTCGTCAAGAGGTTTTGGAGACATTAAAGAAACACAATGACGAATTTACCTATGATTGTATGAAGGAAATGTCATATTTGGAACAAATAATATCAG aaactcTGCGGATGTATACTGTTCTTCCCATTCTCAATCGTTTGGCTTTGAACGATTATGTCGTTCCTGGAAATCCCAGTTATGTTATCAAGAAAGGTATGCCAATCATTATACCTGCCGGAGCTATACATCGTGATGAGACCTTCTATCCAAATCCCGATGTGTTTAATCCTGATAATTTCTCTCCCGAGAAAGTGGCCGAAAGAgattcaattttatatctaccatTTGGTGAAGGACCTAGAAATTGTATTGGCTTACGTTTTGGTAAAATGCAAACAATGGTTggttttgctttactattgaaaaatttccgtTTCTCAACTTGTGAACAAACCCAAATACCACTGACCTATAGCAAACAATCGTTTTTGATATCAACAGAAAAGGGTATATACTTAAAGGTtactaaaatataa
- the LOC142237742 gene encoding cytochrome P450 6a9-like — protein sequence MSLTILLISIVCGLLGYLTLYLKKKHSYWQSLGIACEEPRFILGNLWGIQTKRGFWEVWEQYYNRFKGTGPFAGFYWFFKPAVFVLDIELIKQILIKDFTNFTDRGFYHNEKDDPLSGQLFLLDGIKWKNMRNKLSPTFTSGKMKFMFPTVTQVGNEFMEILSKLVETEGSVIEVKDLLARFTTDVIGTCAFGIDCSSLKDPNAEFRVMGRKSLVQQRHGQLVIAFTASFPELARKLHIKQNLDSIEEFFMRIVRETVEYREKNNIRRNDFMDMLIDLKNKKLMKSEHGEELTNLTLEEITAQAFVFFNAGFETSSTTLGFALYELAQNPEIQERGRQEVLETLKKHNHEFTYDCVKEMSYLEQILSETLRMYTVLPILNRLALNDYVVPGNPSYVIKKGMPIFIPAGAIHRDETFYPNPDVFNPDNFSPEKVAERDSILYLPFGEGPRNCIGLRFGKMQAMVGLALLLKNFRFSTCEETQIPLTYSKQSFLISTEKGIYLKVSKI from the exons ATGTCGTTGACTATTCTCCTAATATCTATAGTGTGTGGCCTACTGGGTTATTTGACGTtgtatttgaagaaaaaacattcGTATTGGCAATCGTTGGGTATAGCCTGTGAAGAACCCCGTTTCATACTGGGCAATCTATGGGGCATACAAACTAAACGAGGATTTTGGGAAGTATGGGAACAATACTATAATCGGTTTAAGGGCACGGGCCCATTTGCCGGATTCTATTGGTTTTTCAAGCCAGCCGTCTTTGTATTGGATATCGAATTgatcaaacaaattttgattaaagaTTTCACAAATTTCACCGATCGTGGTTTCTATCACAATGAGAAAGATGATCCCTTGTCGGGTCAATTGTTTCTACTGGATGGTATCAAATGGAAAAATATGCGCAATAAACTTTCACCTACCTTCACCTCGGGCAAAATGAAATTCATGTTTCCCACAGTGACCCAAGTGGGCAACGAATTCATGGAGATCTTGAGCAAATTGGTAGAGACGGAAGGTAGTGTgattgaagtcaaagatttattgGCCCGTTTTACCACCGATGTCATAGGAACTTGTGCCTTCGGTATCGATTGCAGCAGCCTCAAAGATCCCAATGCCGAATTCCGTGTTATGGGTCGCAAAAGTCTAGTGCAACAGAGACATGGTCAATTGGTTATAGCTTTTACGGCCAGTTTTCCTGAATTGGCCCGAAAGcttcatataaaacaaaatcttgatTCCATTGAGGAGTTTTTTATGCGTATTGTCCGCGAAACAGTGGAGTACCGTGAGAAGAATAATATACGTCGTAATGATTTCATGGATATGTTGAtcgatttgaaaaataaaaaactcatGAAATCAGAACATGGTGAAGAATTAACCAatttgacattggaggaaattaCAGCTCAGGCATTTGTTTTCTTCAATGCTGGCTTTGAGACATCGTCAACAACATTGGGTTTTGCTCTATATGAATTGGCTCAAAATCCCGAGATACAAGAGCGTGGTCGTCAAGAGGTTTTGGAGACATTAAAGAAACACAATCACGAATTTACCTATGATTGTGTGAAGGAAATGTCATATTTGGAACAAATACTCTCAG aaaCACTGCGCATGTATACTGTTCTTCCCATTCTCAATCGTTTGGCTTTGAACGATTATGTGGTTCCTGGAAATCCCAGTTATGTTATCAAGAAGGGCATGCCAATATTTATACCAGCCGGAGCCATACATCGTGATGAGACCTTCTATCCAAATCCCGATGTGTTTAATCCTGATAATTTCTCCCCCGAAAAAGTGGCCGAAAGAgattcaattttatatctaccatTTGGCGAAGGACCTAGAAATTGTATTGGCTTACGTTTTGGTAAAATGCAAGCAATGGTTGGTTTGGCtttacttttgaaaaatttccgttTCTCAACTTGTGAAGAAACCCAAATACCATTGACCTATAGCAAACAATCCTTTTTGATATCAACAGAAAAGGGTATATACTTAAAGGTTTCtaaaatataa